GAGGGACGTGTGGTGCCCACGTACCAGATGGTCTACGGAGACGGTGAGCAGGTCGTGCGCGAGACCTACGACGACGTGGAGCTCGAGCGCGAGGACGGCTGGACCGTCCTGTTCCGGGGCGGCCACGCGATCCTGCGCGTGCAGGACGTGCACGTGCAGTCCCTCGAGCGGGTCGAGCCGCAGCCCGGCTGATGCGTCCGTACCCGCCTGCCCGGCCGGTCGAGTCAGTTGACCGATGCCCAGCCGTGCCGGCGCCGCACAGACTCGGCCCCGCCGGACAGCCGTCGCGGCGGACCCGCCGGAGGAGCCCGACATGAAGCCCACCATCGTCCTGGTCCACGGCGCCTACGCCGAGTCGTCGAGCTGGAACGACGTCATCACGCCGCTGGTCGACGAGGGGCACCGCGTGATCGCCTGGGCCGTCCCGCTGCGCGGGGTCGCCCGGGACGCGGCCGCGCTCACGGACCTCGTCCGGAGCATCGACGGCCCGGTCGTGCTGGTCGGCCACTCCTACGGGGGCGCGCTGCTGTCCAGCGTGCCCGCCGACGCCGGCGACGTCCAGGGGCTGGTGTTCGTCGCCGGGTACGCGCTGGAGCCGGGGGAGAGCTGCGGCGACGCGTCCTCGCTCGCCCCCGGCGGCACCCTCGGCCCGACACTGACCCGCGTGCCGCTCGGCGACGGCGGGGTGGACACCTACATCGACCCGGCGCGGTACCACCACCAGTTCGCCGAGGACCTGCCCGAGGCGCAGACGACCCAGATGGCCGTCACCCAGCGCCCGGTGACCGAGGCCGCGCTCTTCGAGCCGTCGGGCGACCCGCCGCTGTGGCGGACGGTGCCGAGCTGGTTCGTGTTCGGCGAGCTGGACCGCAACATCCCGGCGGGCGCGCACCGCATCATGGCCGAGCGGGCCGGGTCACGCCGCACCGTCGAGATCGCGGGCGCCTCGCACGTCGTGGGCATGTCCCACCCCGCCGAGACGGTGCGGATCGTCCTCGAGGCGGCCGACGCCGCCGCGTCCGCGACCGTGTGAGCGGGGCACCGAGATGGTCCGGCCGGCCGCCGGCGCGCGGTTCACGCGGACGGAGCTGCAGCGTTCCCCGTCTCCGGTGCCCGGTCGGGAGATCGTCCAGGCCCTCGCCGAGATCCCCGAGGGCGTGGCGTCGGGTCGGCACAGCCACCCGGGACCCGAGGGCGGCTACACCGTCCGGGGCGACGTGGCGATGGAGTTCGACGACCGGCCCACCGTCAGGCTGCGCACCGGCGACCCCTTCCTGATCCCGCCGGGCGTCGTGCACGACGCCCGCAACGCCGGCGTCGTCACGACGAAGATGCTCTCGACCTACGTCGTGGACGAGAGCCGGCCGCTCGCGACCCTCCACGACTGACCGGCCGGACCCGTCATGACACCACCGGGGCCGGCTCGCGGCGACGGTTTCGACGGCTACGCCCAGGCGCAGCTCGCCGTGGGGGAGGTGACGCTCCGGGTGCGGTCGGGCGGGTCGGGGCCGCCGCTGCTGCTGCTGCACGGCTACCCGGAGACCCACCTCGTGTGGGGTGGCGTCGCCGGGGCGCTGGCCGAGGAGTTCACCGTGGTGGCGCCGGACCTGCGCGGCTACGGGGACAGCTCGAAGCCGCCGACCGTCCCCGGCCACGAGACCCACGGCAAGCGGGCCATGGCCGGCGACGGCGTGCGGCTGATGCGACAGCTCGGCTTCGACGAGTTCGACGTCGCCGGGCACGACCGGGGCGGCCGGATGGCCTACCGCATGGCACTCGACTCCCCGGACGCGGTGCGCCGGGTCACGGTCATGGACGTCGTCCCCACCGGTGAGGTGTGGGCGCGCGCCGACGCGCGCACGGCTCTCGGCTACTGGCACTGGGCGTTCCTCGCCCTGCCCGA
This region of Geodermatophilus bullaregiensis genomic DNA includes:
- a CDS encoding alpha/beta fold hydrolase, encoding MKPTIVLVHGAYAESSSWNDVITPLVDEGHRVIAWAVPLRGVARDAAALTDLVRSIDGPVVLVGHSYGGALLSSVPADAGDVQGLVFVAGYALEPGESCGDASSLAPGGTLGPTLTRVPLGDGGVDTYIDPARYHHQFAEDLPEAQTTQMAVTQRPVTEAALFEPSGDPPLWRTVPSWFVFGELDRNIPAGAHRIMAERAGSRRTVEIAGASHVVGMSHPAETVRIVLEAADAAASATV
- a CDS encoding cupin domain-containing protein, with the translated sequence MPGREIVQALAEIPEGVASGRHSHPGPEGGYTVRGDVAMEFDDRPTVRLRTGDPFLIPPGVVHDARNAGVVTTKMLSTYVVDESRPLATLHD
- a CDS encoding alpha/beta fold hydrolase, translated to MTPPGPARGDGFDGYAQAQLAVGEVTLRVRSGGSGPPLLLLHGYPETHLVWGGVAGALAEEFTVVAPDLRGYGDSSKPPTVPGHETHGKRAMAGDGVRLMRQLGFDEFDVAGHDRGGRMAYRMALDSPDAVRRVTVMDVVPTGEVWARADARTALGYWHWAFLALPEPIPERLIAPDPESFFLDAEFGGVIRGFRPEAVADYARCVRDPAVVHAVCEDYRAGATCDRRDDDEDRAAGRRITCPLQVLWAGRGALAAWYDTLAVWREWADDVTGEALDCGHFMAEERPAETLAAIRRFHGGGRTGPALRVVPAVPDGQPGRSPHRTVRETGGTP